One Manihot esculenta cultivar AM560-2 chromosome 18, M.esculenta_v8, whole genome shotgun sequence genomic window carries:
- the LOC110607105 gene encoding MLP-like protein 328, with translation MALKGKLETVLELKSSPEKFLNLWKEQAHQVPNHTPTNIQGVHLHEGDWNTHGCIKIWKYNIEGRSEIFKEKTEVDEEKKVVTIIGLEGDAFKLYKVYTAIWELTSNGEGSLTKLTLEYEKLNEDVPVPNNYLDLIISMTKDIDEEITKIILN, from the exons ATGGCTCTCAAGGGGAAGCTGGAGACTGTGCTAGAACTGAAGTCAAGTCCTGAGAAATTCTTGAATCTTTGGAAGGAGCAAGCCCACCAGGTTCCTAATCATACTCCTACCAATATTCAAGGAGTTCATCTACATGAAGGTGATTGGAATACTCATGGCTGCATCAAGATCTGGAAGTATAATATAG AAGGAAGATCTGAGATTTTTAAAGAGAAGACTGAAGTAGACGAGGAAAAAAAGGTGGTAACTATTATAGGTTTGGAAGGTGATGCGTTCAAACTTTACAAGGTCTACACTGCCATCTGGGAACTCACATCCAACGGAGAAGGAAGCTTGACAAAACTGACGCTTGAGTATGAGAAGCTGAATGAGGATGTTCCCGTTCCTAACAATTACCTGGATTTAATAATTAGCATGACTAAGGATATTGATGAAGAAATCACTAAAATTAtactaaattga